GCGCCACCGCACTGTGCCTGTTCTGGGGCAGTTGCCAATTGATCGGTCAGGGGCGGAACAATCGCGAATTGGGACTGGGCCTGGCGATGACGCTCGTCTGGAACTGCGTCGCTGTCCGCCAACTGACGGATCGTCTCTGGGTTACGGTTCCCATGTTTCTGCTGCTGGCGCTCGCGAGTGGGTACACGGCTGTGATCTGCCGACAACATTACCAACGCGGTGCGAATGTACTGGCGACCGGTTTCTGGCTGTGGCCATTACCCTTGCTGGCCTTCCTCTTCCAGAGTTCCGTTCTGCCGGGTTTGTTGACGGTGGGCTGTCTCGCGTCGGCGGCGCCCGCGCTGTGCGTTGTGGTGGGGATGTTGATCCTGACATTGGAAGAGTCGCGAAAGGACAACGGGACGTTGGCCGCAGAGATCAACAAGGGCGCCGCGCATCGCCGCCTGCTTGAGCAGGAGATTAGTATTTCTGAGCAGAAGTACCGCCTGCTTTTCGATTCGGCCAGTGACGCGATCTTTCTGGTGGACCTCGCGGGCCTCACGATCGTGGAAGCCAATCCGGCCGCAGCGGAACTGGCGGGACGCGAAGCCAACAAACTCATCGGGCGCCCGCTTCAGGATCTTTGCCCGAAACTCCGGCAGTGCAGCACGAGCCTGCTGGAGAATAAAAAGAGTGTTGAGGGATTGTTCGACGCCGCCGGTGAGTTTCATCTCGTGCGGGAGCAGGGTGAGCAAATGCTTTGTGAAGGCAGCGCCACACTTGTGGATTATCACCAGCGGCCCGTGATGCAAATGAACGCCCGCGAAATCACGGGGCGCAAGAAAATGGAGCAGCAGTTGCGGCAGGCGGAAAAGCTTTCGGCGCTCGGGCAACTGGTCGCGGGTGTCGCGCACGAATTGAACAACCCGCTCGCTGTCGTGATGGGCTACGCGCAAATCTTGTCGAGATGCGTAACGCTTGACGAAAAGGTGCGCAAGGATTTACTCAAGATCCTTCACGAGAGCGAGCGGGCCGCTAAGATCGTTCGCAATCTGCTGACTTTTGCGCGTCCGCGCGAGCCGCACCTGGCCGTGGTCGACGTGAACCGCCTTGTCTCCGAGGTTTTGGAAACACGTGAAATCCAGGTCCAGAGCGCAAGCGTCCAGGTGCTGCGACGGTTGGCCCCCGATCTGCCGGCGACGAAAGCGGATGCGGACCAGATTGAGCAGGTCCTGGCGAACCTGGTGACGAACGCGGTGCAAGCGTTGGATAAGCATCTTGGTAAACGCGTAATCGAAGTGACGACCGAGAAGCGCGATGACAAAATTCGCATTGCCGTCGCCGATAGCGGTCCCGGCATTCCGCTCCAGATCCTCGACCGAATTTTCGACCCGTTCTTCACGACCAAAGGGCCGGGGAAAGGCACGGGCCTGGGTCTGTCGATTTGCTACAGCATCATGGAAGAACACAAAGGAAAGATTTGGGTGGAGAGTGAAGCTGGCAAGGGCGCACGGTTCATTGCCGAGTTGCCCATTGTAATCTGCCTGGATTCGGCCAACGACGCAGGTGCCGCGGGAGATGAGCACGCGCTGGATCCGGACGCGCCGCAGCGTCGGCTTCTCATTGTGGACGACGAGCCCGGCATTGTTGACGTGCTGCAGGAGGTGCTCGGTAGCAGTGGGTATCGCATTGAAACGGCGTCAAATGGCGCCCAGGCGCTCAAGTGCATCGCCTCTCAGAAGTATGATCTCATTATCTCCGACCTTTGCATGCCCGAAATGAGCGGCGAAAAACTTCACGCTGCTATCCAGGAACACTATCCGCACCTACTCGACCGTGTCATTTTCGTCACCGGTGACACGGTGAGCCCGGGCTCACACAGTTTCCTTGAGCAAACCGGGGCGCGCTGGCTCAGCAAGCCGTTCAATATTGCTGAAATTGAGAGCCTTGTCCGTAGCTACCTCCGCGCCGAACCGGGTTCCCAAGCACCCGGCCAGAACGAGACCGAAGAAGTCCCGGCCACAGCCTGACGAAGAATCTGCCGTCGGGCCGTCGCCGCACTCCTAGACGCGGCGCTCGGGTTTGGTCAGGGTCATGACCAAGCCAGCCCAGAACACCAGTGCTACCGTGAGCAGGGGGGCGACCCACGGCGGTAGCAGCGAGTGGATCTCGGCAACACTGCTCCCGTGCATGTATGCCAGCCATATATCCAACCGCAAATTCAACACCGTCAGGACTGCGGTCCATGACAAAGTCAAGTGCCCGGCGATGGCTCGCATCGCCGGCACGCCAGTCTTGCCTCGAAGACTGATGATTTGCCAGGCACCCAACCCGAGCATCAATCCCGTAACGACGATCGCCGTGCCGGTGTCATGCGTCCGCCACGCCAACGGAATCAACCACGAGAAAAACGCCAGGGTCGTGCAGCCCATCACCACGGCGTTTCCGGCGGGCTTCAAGGGGACCATGCCGGGCCGTTGAATGTCCCCGGCCTTTTCGCTCTGTTGACGAAGGAGAATAAACCGCCGCATCA
This portion of the Verrucomicrobiia bacterium genome encodes:
- a CDS encoding ATP-binding protein gives rise to the protein MNDNIPTDVIAFVNEAFPADGLRAALVLAILSAWAVIGLFAYINLHARKSYLRFWAVAWLYYSLYLAAALGLGEWSDSSLVVVLQCASIGATALCLFWGSCQLIGQGRNNRELGLGLAMTLVWNCVAVRQLTDRLWVTVPMFLLLALASGYTAVICRQHYQRGANVLATGFWLWPLPLLAFLFQSSVLPGLLTVGCLASAAPALCVVVGMLILTLEESRKDNGTLAAEINKGAAHRRLLEQEISISEQKYRLLFDSASDAIFLVDLAGLTIVEANPAAAELAGREANKLIGRPLQDLCPKLRQCSTSLLENKKSVEGLFDAAGEFHLVREQGEQMLCEGSATLVDYHQRPVMQMNAREITGRKKMEQQLRQAEKLSALGQLVAGVAHELNNPLAVVMGYAQILSRCVTLDEKVRKDLLKILHESERAAKIVRNLLTFARPREPHLAVVDVNRLVSEVLETREIQVQSASVQVLRRLAPDLPATKADADQIEQVLANLVTNAVQALDKHLGKRVIEVTTEKRDDKIRIAVADSGPGIPLQILDRIFDPFFTTKGPGKGTGLGLSICYSIMEEHKGKIWVESEAGKGARFIAELPIVICLDSANDAGAAGDEHALDPDAPQRRLLIVDDEPGIVDVLQEVLGSSGYRIETASNGAQALKCIASQKYDLIISDLCMPEMSGEKLHAAIQEHYPHLLDRVIFVTGDTVSPGSHSFLEQTGARWLSKPFNIAEIESLVRSYLRAEPGSQAPGQNETEEVPATA